A stretch of Desulfobacter hydrogenophilus DNA encodes these proteins:
- a CDS encoding fumarylacetoacetate hydrolase family protein, whose product MKIIRFTTQQGKKVMGCDWDGKTASLVEQSADYSFSDTGERVDVVKVLPPVEPSAIICIGLNYRRHAAETGQEIPKYPAVFMKYPGSLAGHKDAIVIPECASDPPEVDYEAELGVIIKKAAKNVPEEEALDYVLGYTCTNDVSARRWQKHAGGFQWTRGKSYDTFCPCGPVMTTTDEITDPQTLAIKCRLNGELMQDSHTSDMVFSVANMIAYLSQSSTLLPGTLILTGTPEGVGFTRKPRVFLAPGDRMEVEIEGIGVLENPVEKEG is encoded by the coding sequence ATGAAGATCATTCGTTTTACTACCCAGCAGGGTAAAAAAGTCATGGGGTGCGATTGGGACGGAAAAACGGCCAGCCTGGTGGAACAGTCTGCGGATTACAGTTTCAGCGATACCGGCGAACGGGTGGATGTGGTGAAAGTTCTGCCCCCGGTGGAGCCCTCGGCCATTATCTGCATCGGCCTTAATTACCGGCGTCATGCGGCAGAGACTGGCCAGGAAATTCCAAAATATCCGGCTGTGTTCATGAAATACCCAGGGTCCCTTGCCGGGCACAAGGATGCCATCGTGATCCCGGAATGTGCATCAGATCCGCCCGAGGTGGATTACGAAGCCGAGCTTGGGGTGATCATTAAAAAGGCTGCCAAAAATGTGCCCGAGGAAGAGGCCTTGGATTATGTGCTTGGTTATACCTGCACCAATGACGTCTCTGCCCGGCGGTGGCAGAAACATGCCGGTGGATTCCAGTGGACCCGGGGAAAAAGTTATGACACCTTTTGTCCCTGCGGGCCGGTCATGACCACGACAGACGAAATTACCGATCCCCAGACCCTTGCCATTAAGTGCCGCTTGAACGGTGAACTCATGCAGGACAGCCACACCAGTGACATGGTGTTCAGCGTGGCCAATATGATTGCCTATCTGTCCCAGTCTTCTACTCTTTTGCCCGGCACCCTGATCCTGACAGGTACGCCCGAAGGGGTGGGATTTACCCGTAAACCCCGCGTATTTCTGGCGCCGGGAGATCGGATGGAGGTTGAAATTGAAGGCATTGGCGTGCTTGAAAATCCTGTGGAAAAAGAAGGATAA
- a CDS encoding rhomboid family intramembrane serine protease — protein sequence MKSIFTGSIHNKNSRKQADLTLVVLASQSVKAVIDTCPDGSYDILVPDDDVFKAQEQLKQYAKENKGFQKPAPHASTRIFFSPAALALAFFIAAIHYIITTRGLHKQAILDFGSSSYYLSQGQSFRAVTALFLHSDTDHLLGNMAGILVLAGPLLRVTGYGQGLLLLLAAGTAGNLISESFGQDLRLSIGASTAVMAAAGLLGARRMTIGAQSGHSVFPKFKGLAPFAAAATLTAMFSHGENTDVSAHLFGFLAGTGIGLCYYPLSGPLSGPVMGRISFGIVLGILCMAFIQGVFTFLPG from the coding sequence ATGAAATCTATTTTCACGGGCAGTATACACAATAAAAACAGCAGAAAACAGGCCGATCTTACCCTGGTGGTCCTGGCGTCCCAGTCTGTCAAAGCGGTCATTGATACGTGTCCTGACGGATCATACGACATCCTTGTCCCCGATGACGATGTTTTTAAAGCACAAGAGCAATTGAAACAATACGCAAAGGAGAACAAGGGGTTCCAAAAACCGGCTCCCCATGCGTCGACCAGAATTTTTTTCTCCCCCGCAGCCCTGGCGCTGGCCTTTTTTATAGCAGCCATCCATTATATCATCACCACCCGGGGCCTTCACAAACAAGCGATCCTGGACTTTGGTTCGTCCTCGTACTATCTCAGCCAAGGGCAAAGTTTCAGGGCCGTGACCGCCTTATTTCTGCACAGCGATACGGATCATCTTCTGGGAAATATGGCCGGAATACTTGTACTTGCGGGCCCTTTACTTCGCGTGACCGGTTACGGGCAGGGACTCTTGCTGCTTTTGGCCGCAGGCACGGCCGGCAATCTGATATCTGAAAGTTTTGGCCAGGATTTACGGCTCTCCATCGGGGCTTCCACAGCGGTCATGGCGGCGGCAGGACTTCTTGGGGCCCGGCGCATGACCATTGGCGCACAATCAGGTCATTCAGTATTTCCAAAATTCAAAGGGCTGGCCCCCTTTGCTGCGGCAGCCACACTTACAGCCATGTTCAGCCATGGTGAGAATACCGATGTATCGGCCCATCTATTCGGTTTTCTTGCCGGTACCGGAATCGGGCTGTGCTATTATCCGTTATCTGGGCCTTTATCAGGTCCGGTGATGGGCCGTATCAGTTTCGGCATTGTTCTGGGAATTTTATGCATGGCCTTTATCCAGGGTGTTTTTACTTTTCTGCCGGGATAA
- a CDS encoding S1 family peptidase — translation MADLVSKIKASTVSVGTYSFKDIPMIQFRGTGFAIGDGSRIVTNHHVVQGIKEKKRMFHLRIFHKNLPGKGVKAVLVAEDPFHDLAILEMAGKLAPLPMAAEGTLKEGHQVAFTGFPIGFVLGLNATTHTGIVSAIAPVMLPSPHGSLIKGEMIKYLEHPWDIIQLDAVAFPGNSGSPVYRISTGQVVGVINKVFVKGKKEYVLKEPTGITYAVPVSFVRKLNRSIIPAEK, via the coding sequence ATGGCCGATCTGGTGTCAAAAATAAAAGCCTCCACCGTATCCGTGGGCACCTATTCTTTCAAGGATATCCCCATGATCCAGTTCCGGGGTACCGGTTTTGCCATCGGGGACGGCAGCAGAATCGTCACCAACCACCATGTGGTCCAGGGCATTAAAGAAAAGAAACGCATGTTCCATCTGCGCATATTTCACAAGAATCTGCCGGGGAAAGGGGTCAAGGCCGTTCTGGTCGCTGAAGACCCGTTTCACGACCTGGCCATACTGGAAATGGCAGGCAAATTGGCTCCCTTGCCCATGGCGGCGGAAGGTACCCTTAAAGAAGGTCACCAAGTGGCATTTACCGGATTTCCCATCGGCTTTGTACTCGGTCTTAATGCCACTACCCACACCGGTATTGTTTCGGCCATTGCCCCGGTCATGCTGCCCAGCCCCCACGGCAGTTTGATCAAAGGAGAGATGATCAAATACCTTGAACACCCCTGGGATATTATCCAGCTTGATGCCGTTGCTTTTCCGGGGAACAGCGGAAGTCCGGTCTATCGGATTTCCACCGGACAAGTCGTTGGGGTGATCAATAAAGTTTTTGTCAAAGGGAAAAAAGAATACGTCCTAAAAGAGCCTACAGGAATCACCTATGCCGTCCCTGTCAGTTTTGTCCGAAAGCTTAACCGGTCCATTATCCCGGCAGAAAAGTAA
- the thiF gene encoding sulfur carrier protein ThiS adenylyltransferase ThiF, producing MKIGIAGVGGIGSNVALNLVRSGVMQLKLVDFDRVESGNLNRQFYFVDQIGLFKVDALNINLSRINPEVNLEGQVQRIDRQNCADLFFDCDLIVEGFDRQVDKKMLIETLADKKQVVSANGIAGFDLAGIGSRRIGTCCIVGDFTTDCDQAPLFSHKVTTVANYMSEFILSQPGVLHD from the coding sequence ATGAAAATCGGTATTGCCGGGGTTGGCGGTATTGGCTCCAACGTGGCCCTTAACCTGGTGCGAAGTGGCGTGATGCAACTTAAACTGGTCGATTTTGATCGGGTAGAGTCCGGTAACCTCAACCGTCAGTTTTATTTTGTCGACCAGATCGGCCTGTTCAAGGTTGATGCACTTAATATCAATTTAAGCCGCATTAACCCCGAGGTGAACCTTGAGGGGCAGGTCCAGCGTATTGACAGGCAAAATTGTGCTGACCTGTTCTTTGATTGCGACTTGATCGTTGAGGGCTTTGATCGCCAAGTGGATAAAAAAATGCTCATTGAAACCTTGGCTGACAAAAAACAGGTGGTTTCAGCCAACGGCATTGCCGGATTCGATCTGGCCGGCATAGGCTCGCGCAGAATCGGCACCTGCTGTATTGTCGGTGATTTTACCACCGATTGTGATCAGGCGCCGCTGTTCAGCCACAAGGTGACCACCGTCGCCAATTACATGAGTGAATTTATTCTCAGTCAACCCGGCGTGCTTCATGACTAA
- the thiH gene encoding 2-iminoacetate synthase ThiH, protein MSFYKVVEQYRDFNVPKFFDQVNDEDIILSMAKEKPDPMDLLTLLSPRAAGHLEAMARKAHQLTVQYFGRTIQMFIPLYISNYCNNGCAYCGFNHKNSILRRKLSLEEIEIEAKAIAKTGMQHVLFLTGEAQHMTPMSYLVDASRLLKKHFASVAIEVYPLEIEEYRQLYEAGVDSMTMFQETYDEGVYKRVHLAGKKMDYHWRLNGPERAAKGGMRVVNLGALLGLSEPRREMFFTGLHASYLENKYINTEVAISLPRFNEAEGDFQPDYLVNDKTFVQFMTALRIFLPRLGLTVSTRENATFRDRILPLGATRYSAGSSTGVGGYTEIPDGQTPQFEITDARSVAQVADAILAQGYQPIYKDWDCI, encoded by the coding sequence ATGTCATTCTACAAGGTAGTTGAGCAGTACCGTGATTTTAATGTTCCTAAATTTTTTGACCAGGTGAATGATGAGGACATCATCCTCAGTATGGCCAAGGAAAAACCCGATCCTATGGATCTTTTGACTCTGCTGAGCCCTCGGGCTGCCGGACATCTTGAGGCCATGGCCCGAAAAGCCCACCAGTTGACCGTGCAGTATTTTGGCCGCACGATCCAAATGTTTATTCCGCTGTACATCTCCAACTATTGTAACAACGGTTGTGCTTACTGTGGATTTAATCACAAAAATTCCATCCTTCGCCGAAAGCTCAGCCTGGAAGAGATTGAGATTGAGGCCAAGGCCATTGCCAAAACCGGGATGCAGCATGTGCTCTTTCTCACCGGTGAAGCCCAGCACATGACCCCCATGTCGTACCTGGTGGATGCGTCGCGACTGCTCAAGAAACATTTTGCATCCGTGGCGATTGAGGTCTACCCGCTTGAGATTGAGGAGTACCGGCAACTCTATGAGGCAGGTGTCGATTCCATGACCATGTTCCAGGAAACCTATGACGAAGGCGTTTATAAACGGGTTCATCTGGCCGGCAAAAAAATGGATTATCACTGGCGGCTCAACGGGCCTGAACGGGCTGCCAAGGGCGGCATGAGGGTCGTTAATCTTGGGGCTCTGCTTGGTCTTTCCGAGCCGCGGCGGGAAATGTTTTTTACCGGGTTGCATGCCAGCTACCTTGAAAACAAGTATATCAATACCGAGGTTGCCATCTCCCTGCCCCGATTTAACGAGGCGGAAGGCGATTTTCAACCCGACTACCTGGTGAATGACAAAACCTTTGTTCAGTTCATGACCGCGCTGCGTATTTTTCTGCCGCGTTTGGGACTGACCGTCTCCACCCGTGAAAACGCCACCTTTCGCGATCGTATTCTCCCCTTGGGTGCTACGCGTTACTCTGCGGGATCAAGTACCGGTGTTGGTGGCTACACCGAGATACCGGACGGTCAGACGCCGCAATTCGAGATTACCGATGCCCGCAGTGTGGCCCAGGTAGCCGATGCGATTCTCGCCCAGGGTTACCAGCCGATTTACAAAGACTGGGATTGCATCTGA
- a CDS encoding thiazole synthase → MNDDLLLLGGKEFSNRLLTGTGKFGNHGQIPKMLAASGSQMITVALRRVDVSEQSENILEYIPKNVTLLPNTSGARNAEQAVRVARIAREAGCGDFIKIEVITDMKYLMPDNWETLKATEILAKEGFQVLPYVLPDLPLAKRLENAGAAAVMPLGSPIGTNRGLETKPLIAMLIENACVPIVVDAGIGKPSQAAAAMEMGADAVLVNTAIATARDPEAMGRAFDLAVKAGRAAYLAEMAEASTFARASSPLTGFLDEEQP, encoded by the coding sequence ATGAACGACGATTTACTTTTATTAGGTGGGAAAGAATTCAGTAACCGGTTACTGACCGGTACCGGGAAATTTGGCAACCATGGACAAATTCCCAAGATGCTTGCGGCCAGTGGTTCACAGATGATCACGGTCGCCCTGCGCCGTGTCGACGTCTCGGAGCAGTCTGAAAATATTCTCGAATACATCCCCAAAAATGTGACCCTGCTGCCCAATACATCCGGCGCCCGCAACGCAGAACAGGCCGTTCGCGTTGCCCGTATTGCCCGGGAAGCCGGTTGTGGTGATTTTATTAAAATCGAAGTTATCACCGATATGAAATACCTGATGCCGGATAACTGGGAGACCTTGAAAGCGACGGAAATTCTGGCCAAAGAAGGGTTTCAGGTGCTGCCCTATGTTTTGCCCGATCTGCCCCTGGCCAAACGTCTGGAAAACGCAGGAGCCGCAGCGGTGATGCCCCTGGGCTCGCCCATCGGAACCAACCGGGGACTGGAGACCAAACCGCTGATTGCCATGTTAATTGAGAATGCCTGTGTGCCCATCGTTGTGGATGCGGGAATCGGTAAACCTTCCCAGGCTGCGGCGGCAATGGAAATGGGTGCAGATGCGGTGCTGGTGAATACCGCCATTGCCACGGCCCGGGATCCCGAAGCCATGGGACGCGCCTTTGATCTGGCGGTCAAAGCCGGGCGGGCGGCCTACCTGGCGGAAATGGCCGAGGCGTCCACCTTTGCCCGCGCCTCTTCTCCGCTCACCGGATTTCTTGACGAAGAACAGCCATGA
- the thiS gene encoding sulfur carrier protein ThiS, whose amino-acid sequence MNIFVNGKQECIESCTLAQLIAWKKLDAGALVIELNQQIIKQEFWPTTELQDKDRLEMLSFVGGG is encoded by the coding sequence ATGAATATTTTTGTCAACGGAAAACAGGAATGCATAGAGTCCTGTACTTTGGCACAGTTGATTGCCTGGAAAAAACTCGATGCAGGGGCGCTGGTTATCGAACTTAACCAGCAAATCATCAAACAGGAATTTTGGCCGACAACTGAACTCCAGGACAAAGATCGCCTGGAGATGCTCAGTTTTGTCGGAGGAGGCTGA